Genomic DNA from uncultured Vibrio sp.:
AATTCTTGAGCGACCCTCTGGGCTATCTGTTCTCTTGTTAAAGCCATCGTTGACTCCGTTAATATTAGTTATCTGACTACTGGAACAAAACGTTCAGTCGTGTGAGAAATGGTTGGTTATGCTTAGCTGTGAGTAAGCGTGCGCTGTTCAATACGTTTTTCAAACTGACTGCAAATTAAACGATCAACATAAATACCAGGGGTGTGTATTTCGCATGGATCTAGCTCACCGACAGCCACGATTTCTTCGACTTCAACCACAGTTATTATTCCTGCCGCTGCTGCTAACGGGTTAAAATTTTGCGCGGTATGGCGGTAAACGATGTTACCGAAAGGGTCTGCTTTCCAGCCTTTGACAATGGCAAAATCACCACGAATAGCATGTTCCAGAATGTAGTGTTTATCTCCAAACTGACGACACTCTTTGCCTTCAGCAATGGCTGTTCCGTACCCAGTTGCAGTATAAAATGCGGGGATTCCAGCACCGCCAGCTCTCATTTTTTCGGCCAAGGTTCCTTGCGGTGTCAGTTCTACTTCCAGTTCACCAGACAGTAGTTGCTGTTCAAATAAACGGTTTTCACCGACATACGAGGCAATCATTTTTTTGATCTGTTTTTGTTGAAGTAATAGACCAAGTCCAAAATCGTCCACGCCACAGTTGTTTGAGACTACCGTGAGTTCTCGTGTGCCTAATCGTTGGATTTGTTTAATTAAATTTTCAGGAATACCACATAAGCCAAATCCACCTGCCAGTATCGTCATTCCATCCTTTAAGCCTGCTAAAGCTTCTTCGTATGTTGAAACGCGTTTATCAAATCC
This window encodes:
- a CDS encoding CoA transferase subunit A, which encodes MAGFDKRVSTYEEALAGLKDGMTILAGGFGLCGIPENLIKQIQRLGTRELTVVSNNCGVDDFGLGLLLQQKQIKKMIASYVGENRLFEQQLLSGELEVELTPQGTLAEKMRAGGAGIPAFYTATGYGTAIAEGKECRQFGDKHYILEHAIRGDFAIVKGWKADPFGNIVYRHTAQNFNPLAAAAGIITVVEVEEIVAVGELDPCEIHTPGIYVDRLICSQFEKRIEQRTLTHS